The Chryseobacterium glaciei DNA window GAAGCTTCCGGAGCTTATCCTGAAAGTTTTTTAATCTGGAAGAATTTTGATTTGAGAACGGGAAACTTTATTAATGCTAAAGATTTATTTCAAGTCAATTCAATAAAAACAGTTGAAAATTTAATTCAGAAACAGGTAAAGAAAGAGGTTAATGATTTTCTTTCACAATTAAAATCAGAGAAAAATCCTTCAGAAGAGGTTTTGGATCAGATTGCTATGTATGAAGAATGTTTTACGGCATTTACTTTAGAAGATATCGGGTATTATTTCGGAAAGGATAAAATTAGATTTATTGCTGGAAGATGTTCTAATCATGCAATGAGAGCATTGGATGAGCTGGACAGTCACGTTGTTGAATTCCCTTACAAAGAACTGGATAAATATTGGAGCCCTTATGCGAAAAATTTGTTGTCAGGTTCGGAGCAAACCGATAAAACAAGTCTTAGCAATAAACTATATAAAGGAAAGATTGATGGCAAATATCCTATTACAGTTTTAATCAAAAAGCTTTATGATGATGGTGGTTTTTCTGCCGTGTATTGGTACGATAAAAATAAAAAACTGATCGAGTGGAATGGGAAGATACAAGGAAATCATATTTCGCTCGTAGAAAGCGATTATTATAGTGAAGAAGCCAGACAATGGATGCTGAGAGGCTTGATAGAAGCAGATATACAGGGCAATAAAATCATAGGAACTTGGCAGGATCATAAAACAAAAAAATATTTAAATCTAGAATTAGAAGAATTATAAAAATGAAAACAATAACTTTAGTCTTTGGTGCTGTTTACGGCATGTTGTCAGTAATTTTAGGGGCGTTCGGCGCGCACGCTTTAAAGAAAATTTTATCTGTGGAAAGACTGGAAAGTTTTGAAACAGGAGTAAGATATCAAATGTATGCAGCCTTCTTTTTATTGATCGTAGGATACATTTTAAAGTTTGAAACATCATCAGAAAAGTGGGTTTCTATTTTAATGATTGCGGGAACGATGTTGTTTTCGTTCAGTATTTATTTCTTGAGTCTACAGGATTATTTAGGGACAAACCTTAAATTTTTAGGACCAATCACACCACTTGGAGGTTTATTAATGATCATAAGTTGGGGAATGCTGATTGTTTATTTTGCTAAGAATAGAATTTAATCAAAAAAGTAGATCTGCTATATTTTGTGTAGATTGTTTACCGAAAAATAAAACCATGAATCATCGCTTTTTATTATTTTTTATTGTTCTTATGATATCTTCTGTAAGTGTTCAGAAAATGAATGCACAGGAGAAGAAACCATTAATGAATGGAAATATTTTAACTGAAGTAAAAAATATACAAAAACGTTTTTCTGATAGTGTTAGACGGTATGATTACAAAAAAGATGAGGTTTTATATGGTCAAAAGTATAGATTTTTTTACGGTGAAAAATTAGACAATCTAAAAAAACTGTATCAAAAGATCTATGACAAAGAGGTGATGATTGGAAAGATAGATCCCAATATTTCATTTAAAACAACAAGCGGGATTCAGGCCGAAAACAATGTGCCTCAAACAGGAATTACACCTCCTGAGCAAGTGAAAAATAATTATATCAATATTGCTGAGGTTGAAAATTTCCAACAGCTTGGAGAGTTGAAAAAACGCTTAACAGCTGATTTTCCTGTTTATTTAATAGAAGATCTTGACGGAGGAACCTATCGTTGTAATTTGAATTTTGTAATTGATATCGATGGGAAATTCAAAAACGTGAAGTATAAAGGAGCATCTGATACAGAATTCGGTATCATCAGTGCATTGTTCCTGTATGCAATTGGAGGTTTGGAAAAACCTTTGATTTATAATCAAAAAACGATTGTACAAAACTTTGCACAGCCAATTGTGTTAAGATTTGAATAAATAAAATACTTATTGTAAAAGCTGTAATAATCAGCAAAGACAAATGATGAGATTCTTTTAATGTCTAAAAATAAATTAAAATGAAAATCAATAGAAGAAGGCGCTTAATCAAAACATTTGATCTTTTGGATCAACCCATCAGATTTAATCCGTTTGTGTTTAGTCGAACCTTTTTTATGTGGGCTTTTACAGGTCTGGTCGGTGGAGTTATTGCCGGATTATATTGGATTGTGCTTGAGCATTTCACTGAGTTTTTAGCAGAATTTCAAGGTTGGATGGTGATTCCTACAATGGCGATTTGTGGATTATTAGCTGGTTTAGTTATTCACTTTATCGGAGATCCGGGAGAAATTCATTTGATCGTCAATAATATCAGATTTAATAAAGGAAAATTAGAACCGAAAAATAATCCTTCCATGATTTTGTCATCCCTTTTCTGTGTGGCATCGGGTGGAAGTTTAGGTCCTGAAGCACCTTTGGTTCAGGTGACGGGCTCTACAGGAACTTGGCTCGGGAAAATTTTCAGATTGAAAGGTGAAGAATTACGTTCTTTAAGTATTGCAGGAATGGCATCCGGTTTTACGGCGCTGTTTGGCGCTCCGCTTGGAGGAAGTCTTTTTTCATTAGAAATTCTACATCATAAACACGCTGTTGAATATTACAAAGCCATTATTCCTGCGTTGGTGGCGAGCTGTTTCAGTTATCTGATGTTTGCTTTGATCATCCATTTGGGAATTGGAGCGACTTGGGATTTGAAGGCGTATCATTACACAGGAGTTTACGATTTTGCCTATGCAACCGCTTTTGGAATTGTTGGAACTTTATTTGGCTGGATCTTTATTTTTGTGGTTAAATTTTTCAAGAAAGTTTTTGAATACAGAAATTTACCAATTTATATTAAAACATTTGTAGGCGGAGTTATTCTAGGAATTATCGCTTTCTACTTTCCGATTACGAGATATTTCGGGCATAATGAAATCAATCAGATTATTAACGGAAATTTTGCATTAAACTTTTTAATTTTAATCTTAATTTTTAAAATATTAGCCATTGCAATCACTGTAACTTCAGGTTGGAGAGGTGGTTTTATCATTCCGCTTTTCTTTGTAGGAACAACGTTGGGATTAATTATCCATAATTTATTTCCAACAGTTGATACAACATTAGCAATTGTAAGTTGTATGGCCGCAATTAATGCATGTGTAACGAGAACTCCGATGAGTACAACCATTATTTTGGGAACTTTAACTGGATTTACATACTTTGTTCCGATACTTTTTGCAAGTTTAACGGGTTATTTTCTGGCTCCAAAAATTCCATTTATTGGCTCGCAGTCTGAAAAATTAACTGAAGAATAAGGCAAATTTGGTAGATATGTTAAAAATCAAGTTCATTGCGCTTTAATTTTTAAGTCAATAAACTTGAACTTCCATGTCTTTTTAGTAAATTTGTCAACCTTTAAAATTTAAAATAAAATAATAAAAATAATATGAATCTTCACGAGTATCAATCAAAAGAGATTTTATCAAAGTACGGAGTTGCTATCCAACGTGGTTTCGTAGCGAACAATGTAGAAGAAGCTGTAGCAGCTGCTGAAAAATTGACTGCTGAATTCGGAGCTCAGGCTTGGGTTGTAAAAGCACAAATTCACGCAGGTGGTCGTGGTAAAGGTGGTGGTGTAAAGTTCTCTCCAAACATGGATAAACTTAAAGAAAACGCTCAAAACATTATCGGAATGCAGTTGGTTACTCCACAAACTTCTGCTGAAGGTAAAAAAGTACACTCTGTTTTGGTTGCAGAAGATGTTTATTATCCTGGAGAATCTGAAACTAAAGAATTTTATGTTTCTATTCTTTTAGACAGAGCTGAAGGTAAAAATACAATCGTATATTCTACTGAAGGTGGTATGGATATTGAGCACGTTGCTGAAGTAACTCCTCATTTGATCCACAAAGAAATCATTGATCCTGCTTTAGGTCTTCAAGGTTTCCAGGCTAGAAAAATTGCTTTCAACTTAGGTCTTGAAGGAAATGCTTTAAAAGAATTCACAAAATTCATTACATCTCTTTACAATGCTTATACAGGAATTGATGCTTCTCTTTTCGAGATCAACCCTGTGTTGAAAACTTCTGATAACAAAATTATCGCTGTAGATGCTAAAGTAACTTTGGATGGTAACGCATTGTTCCGTCACAAAGATCTTGAAGCGTTGAGAGATACAAGAGAAGAAGATCCAATGGATGTTGAAGCTGGTGAAGCTGGTCTTAACTTCGTGAAACTAGACGGTAACGTTGCTTGTATGGTAAACGGAGCTGGTCTTGCAATGGCAACTATGGATATCATTAAATTATCTGGTGGTAGCCCTGCA harbors:
- a CDS encoding DUF423 domain-containing protein; translation: MKTITLVFGAVYGMLSVILGAFGAHALKKILSVERLESFETGVRYQMYAAFFLLIVGYILKFETSSEKWVSILMIAGTMLFSFSIYFLSLQDYLGTNLKFLGPITPLGGLLMIISWGMLIVYFAKNRI
- a CDS encoding chloride channel protein; this encodes MKINRRRRLIKTFDLLDQPIRFNPFVFSRTFFMWAFTGLVGGVIAGLYWIVLEHFTEFLAEFQGWMVIPTMAICGLLAGLVIHFIGDPGEIHLIVNNIRFNKGKLEPKNNPSMILSSLFCVASGGSLGPEAPLVQVTGSTGTWLGKIFRLKGEELRSLSIAGMASGFTALFGAPLGGSLFSLEILHHKHAVEYYKAIIPALVASCFSYLMFALIIHLGIGATWDLKAYHYTGVYDFAYATAFGIVGTLFGWIFIFVVKFFKKVFEYRNLPIYIKTFVGGVILGIIAFYFPITRYFGHNEINQIINGNFALNFLILILIFKILAIAITVTSGWRGGFIIPLFFVGTTLGLIIHNLFPTVDTTLAIVSCMAAINACVTRTPMSTTIILGTLTGFTYFVPILFASLTGYFLAPKIPFIGSQSEKLTEE
- the sucC gene encoding ADP-forming succinate--CoA ligase subunit beta — translated: MNLHEYQSKEILSKYGVAIQRGFVANNVEEAVAAAEKLTAEFGAQAWVVKAQIHAGGRGKGGGVKFSPNMDKLKENAQNIIGMQLVTPQTSAEGKKVHSVLVAEDVYYPGESETKEFYVSILLDRAEGKNTIVYSTEGGMDIEHVAEVTPHLIHKEIIDPALGLQGFQARKIAFNLGLEGNALKEFTKFITSLYNAYTGIDASLFEINPVLKTSDNKIIAVDAKVTLDGNALFRHKDLEALRDTREEDPMDVEAGEAGLNFVKLDGNVACMVNGAGLAMATMDIIKLSGGSPANFLDVGGTADAQRVQTAFGIILRDPNVKAILINIFGGIVRCDRVAQGVVDAYRAMGSLPVPLIVRLQGTNAVEAKQLIDESGLPVHSAITLEEAANKVKEVLA